A genomic region of Scomber japonicus isolate fScoJap1 chromosome 5, fScoJap1.pri, whole genome shotgun sequence contains the following coding sequences:
- the dbx2 gene encoding homeobox protein DBX2 — protein MAGSPPALPGFGSSGKSFLIDNLLQSQTSSARQEGTAGGHMRRATCERPRRTWGLEHGAYQSQAHGPQPVKDLGGPLLPHSGVLSSVFLRSPQYLLAYCGGSSPPPVFSKGANIRMWSADISPKSRRGILRRAVFSEEQRKELEKTFRRQKYISKTDRNKLAADLSLKESQVKIWFQNRRMKWRNCKEKEVHNTRSPMDELMARGLAQEEEEPSPNHTDAKSDKSPPQKNARDT, from the exons ATGGCTGGCTCTCCTCCTGCTTTACCAGGCTTCGGGAGCTCAGGAAAGAGTTTTCTTATTGACAATCTGCTGCAGTCACAGACATCTTCAGCTCGTCAAGAAGGGACAGCAGGTGGGCACATGAGACGAGCAACATGTGAACGTCCGAGGAGAACCTGGGGTCTTGAGCATGGAGCCTACCAAAGCCAGGCCCACGGTCCACAGCCGGTGAAAGACTTAGGGGGACCACTTCTGCCACACTCAG GTGTGCTGAGCAGTGTTTTCCTGCGGAGCCCACAGTATCTGCTGGCATACTGTGGAGGGTCCAGCCCCCCTCCTGTCTTCTCCA AGGGAGCAAATATCCGCATGTGGTCTGCAGATATAAGTCCTAAATCACGTAGAGGGATCCTTAGGAGGGCTGTGTTTTCcgaagaacaaaggaaggagcTGGAGAAAACTTTTCGAAGACAGAAGTACATCAGCAAGACAGACAGGAACAAGCTtgcagctgatctcagtctcaAGGAGTCACAG GTCAAGATCTGGTTCCAGAACCGCAGAATGAAGTGGAGGAACTGTAAGGAGAAAGAGGTTCATAACACTCGCTCCCCAATGGATGAGCTCATGGCACGGGGTTTGgctcaggaggaggaagagccaTCACCGAATCATACTGATGCAAAGTCTGATAAATCACCACCACAGAAGAATGCCAGGGACACATGA
- the LOC128359389 gene encoding prolactin-like — MNMVWFAVLSLVHLELYMRVGSAPICAYGQTGCHVPSLADLFDRVIQQSSRMHGISSDLHSEFEQYSFPNKNLIGKRKCHTHGIQTPDDKENVQRLGREELTEVILRLLGAWGNPLTQLHRSMSQDQNQDFNHYSSNKALEISDIVHELRDGVAKMAEKMRLLGVLGNTVGYISSESLVPSSALSFYKQGELNSIDHNDLLYCFRRDSNKVKNYLRILKCTTLPELDC, encoded by the exons ATGAACATGG TTTGGTTTGCTGTCCTTTCACTGGTGCACCTGGAGCTTTACATGAGAGTTGGCTCAGCACCAATCTGTGCCTATGGGCAGACTGGATGCCATGTTCCTTCCCTGGCAGATCTCTTCGACAGGGTCATACAACAGTCCTCCAGAATGCATGGGATCTCCAGTGATCTTCACTCTGAATTT GAGCAATATTCCTTTCCCAACAAGAACCTCATAGGAAAACGAAAGTGCCACACACATGGCATACAAACACCTGATGACAAAGAAAATGTACAAAGACTAGGG CGAGAAGAACTGACAGAAGTGATCCTAAGGCTGCTGGGGGCTTGGGGTAACCCCTTGACACAACTCCACCGAAGCATGTCTCAGGATCAGAATCAAGATTTCAACCACTACAGCTCCAACAAGGCACTGGAGATTAGTGATATAGTACATGAATTGAGGGATGGAGTGGCAAAAATGGCAGAGAAG ATGAGGCTACTAGGAGTGCTTGGTAACACTGTGGGTTACATCTCTTCTGAGAGTCTGGTCCCCTCCTCTGCCCTTTCCTTCTACAAACAAGGAGAACTCAACTCTATAGACCATAATGACCTCCTTTACTGCTTCCGGAGAGACTCCAACAAAGTCAAAAATTATCTCCGTATTTTGAAATGCACCACTCTTCCTGAACTGGATTGTTAA
- the szl gene encoding sizzled, with product MAVIFILALLSVACPSMAFDMGQSTRCVTIPNQMKVCKDVGYSEMRLPNFLGHSNLEGEVVPRSEDWRPLLQTGCHPQAQAFLCSLIAPVCLDTFIQPCRSLCVAVRDSCAPVLACQGHPWPEALDCDRFPAEEDMCLSPLAKFSHFAKDLPKPACQNCPSMEEAPAMKTVLDAFCQHDFAVTAKLHRRRLPMGEPEFEVEGRVEFIRQGPLLPYDTQHLLQQWLLINLRCAVALVRPGRAQLYVLTGSVQLDGTLALTRLFPWHKKDANIAVATRKWKHHRC from the exons ATGGCTGTGATCTTCATTTTAGCTCTCCTGTCTGTGGCATGTCCTTCAATGGCATTTGACATGGGTCAATCTACCCGTTGTGTCACAATCCCTAACCAAATGAAAGTGTGCAAAGATGTTGGATATTCTGAAATGCGACTGCCCAATTTTTTGGGCCACAGTAACCTTGAAGGTGAGGTGGTGCCACGCTCAGAAGACTGGAGACCCCTGTTGCAGACAGGCTGCCACCCCCAGGCCCAGGCCTTCCTCTGCTCCCTCATTGCTCCTGTCTGTCTTGACAC ttttattcagccCTGCCGTAGTCTGTGTGTGGCAGTGAGGGACAGCTGTGCTCCAGTGCTGGCCTGCCAGGGTCACCCGTGGCCTGAGGCACTTGACTGTGACCGCTTCCCTGCCGAAGAAGACATGTGCCTTTCACCCCTTGCAAAATTCAGCCACTTTGCCAAAG ACTTGCCCAAACCTGCCTGCCAAAACTGCCCTTCTATGGAAGAGGCTCCTGCAATGAAAACAGTCCTGGATGCTTTTTGCCAGCATGACTTTG CTGTGACCGCCAAACTTCATCGTCGTCGCCTTCCTATGGGAGAGCCAGAATTTGAGGTTGAGGGCCGGGTTGAATTTATCCGCCAGGGGCCTCTGCTGCCTTATGACACCCAGCACCTCCTCCAACAGTGGCTCCTCATCAACCTTCGCTGTGCTGTTGCCCTTGTGCGCCCTGGACGAGCACAGCTTTATGTACTGACTGGTTCTGTGCAGCTTGATGGCACCCTTGCTCTCACCCGACTCTTCCCTTGGCACAAAAAAGATGCAAACATTGCTGTGGCCACTCGCAAGTGGAAGCATCATAGATGTTGA